In Streptococcus mitis, the DNA window AGATAATCCAAAGCAACATTTCCGATAGATTCTACAATTGTTTGAGGGTCTTTAGCATGATCTGTCAAAGCTTGTTGGTCAGCCAAGAACACAAACATATCATACTTATCCTCTTCCTGTAATAAAACTCGATTTTTGAGACTTCCAACATAATGTCCAATATGCAATTTCCCTGTTGGACGGTCTCCTGTTAAAATAATGGGTTTAATCATTTTATTCTCCTTCGATATAGTCCCTTCAATTATAGCATTTTTTTAATGAAATAACCGTAATTTATCAAAATAAATCAGCCTTGCTATTTACGGATTCGTGTAAAGTATACTGTAAATGTAATTTACATAAAATTGACAGATAAAAATTTGAATATTTCCGTATTTTCTAGTAGAATGAATATATTACACATATAGGAGAAAAACATTGCTTACAGTATCTGATGTTTCACTACGTTTTAGTGATCGCAAACTTTTTGATGATGTCAATATCAAATTTACAGAAGGAAATACTTACGGATTAATTGGTGCTAATGGTGCCGGAAAATCTACCTTTTTAAAAATTTTAGCCGGAGATATCGAACCTACTACTGGTCACATCTCTCTTGGTCCAGATGAACGTCTCTCTGTTCTTCGTCAAAATCACTTTGACTATGAAGACGAACGTGCCATTGATGTCGTTATCATGGGAAATGAAAAACTTTATAGCATCATGAAAGAGAAAGATGCCATCTACATGAAGGAAGATTTCTCAGATGAGGATGGAGTGCGTGCTGCCGAACTCGAAGGAGAGTTTGCCGAGCTTGGAGGCTGGGAAGCAGAAAGTGAAGCCTCTCAACTACTTCAAAACCTAAACATTCCAGAAGAATTGCACTACCAAAATATGAGCGAATTGGCCAATGGTGAGAAAGTAAAGGTTCTCCTCGCTAAAGCACTTTTTGGTAAACCAGATGTTCTTCTATTAGATGAGCCTACAAACGGTTTGGACATCCAATCAATTACATGGTTAGAAGACTTCTTGATTGACTTTGATAATACAGTTATCGTAGTATCCCATGACCGCCACTTCTTAAACAAAGTATGTACCCACATGGCTGACCTTGACTTTGGAAAAATCAAACTCTATGTCGGAAACTATGACTTCTGGAAGGAATCTTCTGAACTTGCTGCTAAATTGCTAGCCGACCGTAATGCCAAAGCAGAAGAAAAAATTAAGCAATTGCAAGAATTCGTAGCTCGTTTCTCTGCTAATGCTTCTAAATCAAGACAAGCAACATCACGTAAGAAAATGCTTGATAAGATTGAGCTAGAAGAGATTGTTCCATCTAGTCGTAAATATCCATTTATCAACTTTAAAGCAGAGCGTGAAATTGGTAATGATCTCTTGACAGTAGAAAATCTAACTGTAAAGATTGATGGTGAGACTATTTTAGATAATATCAGCTTTATCTTGCGTCCAGGTGATAAGACAGCTCTTATTGGACAGAATGACATCCAAACGACTGCATTAATTCGTGCAATCATGGGAGACATTGACTATGAAGGAACTGTCAAGTGGGGAGTTACTACTAGCCGTTCTTACTTGCCAAAAGATAACTCGGCCGATTTCGCAGGGGGAGAATCAATTCTTGACTGGTTGCGTCAATTTGCAAGTAAAGAAGAAGATGACAATACTTTCCTACGCGGTTTCCTCGGCCGTATGCTCTTCTCTGGAGATGAGGTTAACAAACCTGTAAATGTCTTGTCAGGGGGAGAAAAAGTTCGTGTCATGCTTTCAAAACTAATGCTCTTGAAGTCAAATGTGCTTGTACTTGATGACCCAACCAATCACTTGGACTTGGAATCTATCTCAAGCTTGAATGATGGATTGAAAAACTTTAAAGAATCAATCATCTTTGCCAGTCATGACCACGAGTTTATTCAAACTTTGGCTAACCATATCATTGTCTTGTCTAAAAATGGCGTCATCGATCGTATTGATGAAACCTATGATGAATTCCTAGAAAATGCAGAAGTACAAGCAAAAGTTAAAGAACTTTGGAAAGACTAAATAAAACTTCAAAACTCAGTTGGGTTAACCAGCTGAGTTTTCTAACATTTTATGAGGTAACATGAAATTATTTTTTAAAACATATTGGACCTATTTTGTTTCTTTCATCATTCCTGTATTGATTATGGCAGGAGTATACCTATCTCAAGGTATCTACTGGAATAGTGACATCTCTCCTTTATTAGGAGATGGCTTTCATCAATACGTTATTTTTGATATGGCTCTAAGAAATATCCTACATGAAAATGGTAGTTTGTTTTACACCTTTACAAGTGGTCTAGGACTAAACTTCTATGCCCTATCTAGTTATTACTTGGGTAGTTTTCTCGCGCCTCTGGTTTACTTTTTTGATCTAACGAATATGCCAGATGCTGTCTATCTGATAACTCTCTTAAAATTTGGATTGATTGGTCTGTCAACCTTATTTAGTTTAAATAAATTATTTAAAAATATCCCTCAGACTTTAAAACTAGCTTTATCTACTTCCTATGCTCTGATGAGTTTCACTGTTAGTCAACTAGAGATAAAAACCTGGCTAGATGTTTTTATCTTGATTCCTTTAATTATAACTGGTTTACACCTACTTATAACTGAAAAGAA includes these proteins:
- a CDS encoding ATP-binding cassette domain-containing protein — protein: MLTVSDVSLRFSDRKLFDDVNIKFTEGNTYGLIGANGAGKSTFLKILAGDIEPTTGHISLGPDERLSVLRQNHFDYEDERAIDVVIMGNEKLYSIMKEKDAIYMKEDFSDEDGVRAAELEGEFAELGGWEAESEASQLLQNLNIPEELHYQNMSELANGEKVKVLLAKALFGKPDVLLLDEPTNGLDIQSITWLEDFLIDFDNTVIVVSHDRHFLNKVCTHMADLDFGKIKLYVGNYDFWKESSELAAKLLADRNAKAEEKIKQLQEFVARFSANASKSRQATSRKKMLDKIELEEIVPSSRKYPFINFKAEREIGNDLLTVENLTVKIDGETILDNISFILRPGDKTALIGQNDIQTTALIRAIMGDIDYEGTVKWGVTTSRSYLPKDNSADFAGGESILDWLRQFASKEEDDNTFLRGFLGRMLFSGDEVNKPVNVLSGGEKVRVMLSKLMLLKSNVLVLDDPTNHLDLESISSLNDGLKNFKESIIFASHDHEFIQTLANHIIVLSKNGVIDRIDETYDEFLENAEVQAKVKELWKD